One Eremothecium cymbalariae DBVPG#7215 chromosome 2, complete sequence DNA window includes the following coding sequences:
- the YPT11 gene encoding Rab family GTPase YPT11 (similar to Ashbya gossypii ADL162W), which translates to MPGRRKHYSLNGSATATASLSHPGAFRNLQEIGGVPKYDKGLHRRALRSSSHASTHESLMNMSQRNVSFNYGYRSPSSNIKTLLIGDAGVGKTAMILSYSDDLPTRSQLWQHSPQLASPDLDKQTNKRLKTIDVRKRYSLNDYEELFSLSHVQANVDWEEQEEEDPDEVMIETKSTIGIDIKTNLVDLDHRLFKINMWDTAGQERYRNAMIPSLYKGTHGIILSYDICNFSTFQSCLNHWLPEALESCNVKKTRFYLVGNKVDLYKDRQVTHKDAAKLIEEVKNIHGVEISGNFELSCKWRHVVQRAFNLIIKDLVEHGCYEDNEPEINEVGYEEQDSGDQPKHLNEKEHDPSDSDAMLASTNSGTYNATQVRRGSTSSLQKRRSSGHLHLRKRSIDITKPKYNEDLSGDSSISSCCI; encoded by the coding sequence ATGCCAGGCAGAAGAAAACACTATTCGTTAAATGGATCTGCGACAGCGACGGCGTCGCTGTCGCATCCTGGGGCTTTTAGAAATTTACAAGAAATTGGTGGAGTTCCTAAATATGATAAGGGTCTACATCGCCGCGCATTACGGTCGAGTAGCCACGCATCGACACATGAATCATTAATGAATATGTCACAAAGAAatgtttcttttaattaTGGATACAGGtcaccttcttcaaatatcaagACTTTGCTTATAGGAGACGCAGGTGTAGGGAAGACTGCGATGATTTTAAGTTATTCGGATGATTTACCTACTAGGTCACAGCTATGGCAGCATTCGCCTCAGTTGGCATCACCAGACCTTGATAAACAGACTAATAAGAGGCTGAAGACGATAGATGTTCGCAAGCGGTACTCGTTGAACGACTATGAGGAGTTGTTTTCGCTGTCACATGTGCAGGCGAACGTAGACTgggaggagcaggaggaggaggatcCTGATGAGGTTATGATTGAAACGAAGAGTACAATAGGCATCGATATTAAGACAAATTTAGTGGATTTAGATCATCGATTGTTTAAGATTAATATGTGGGACACTGCGGGCCAAGAACGGTATCGAAATGCTATGATCCCGTCACTTTACAAGGGCACCCACGGTATTATTTTGAGCTACGATATTTGTAACTTCAGCACGTTCCAGAGTTGTTTGAATCATTGGCTGCCAGAGGCTTTGGAAAGCTGTAATGTGAAAAAAACGCGATTCTATCTTGTCGGGAACAAGGTGGATCTGTATAAGGATAGACAAGTTACACACAAGGACGCGGCAAAGTTGATagaagaagttaaaaacATACATGGTGTGGAGATATCAGGTAATTTTGAACTCAGTTGCAAATGGCGGCACGTTGTTCAGCGTGCGTTTAATCTCATCATTAAAGACCTTGTGGAACACGGATGCTACGAGGATAATGAACCTGAAATTAATGAAGTGGGTTACGAAGAACAGGACAGCGGTGATCAACCCAAGCATCTCAACGAGAAAGAGCATGACCCAAGCGATAGCGATGCCATGCTAGCGTCCACTAATAGTGGGACATACAATGCGACTCAAGTGCGGCGAGGGTCGACAAGCAGCCTTCAAAAAAGGCGATCATCCGGGCACCTCCATCTGAGAAAAAGATCCATAGACATTACTAAACCTAAATACAACGAGGACCTCTCTGGAGATTCAAGTATATCTTCATGCTGTAtttag
- the TRM11 gene encoding tRNA (guanine-N2-)-methyltransferase (similar to Ashbya gossypii ADL161C), translating to MGKKYLLFMVQMHLNFRRAELESLADLHGVKADFSEYREDSPFMVVELENDDEARRWIRRAVLCRAIYEYWGEGGDYDELHRNVKGSEEVVGYQKRDQSKSFRFDFEAFGGSSGGKFDRVAQIETFEYLGFQGPIRLKNPEEVYTVIERYANISENIGGEKPVHLYFGRLVQKSDRLCGVLDKYDLKRRPYKGTTSFEAELSLVSANIAQVKPMHFMYDPFVGTGSFLVAGAHYGALVMGSDIDGRMIRGKGSQTITANFKHYKESMQFIDVMTMDFTHNALRNGMVVDTILCDPPYGIRESIKVLGAKDPKRFAGKEDVEIDGVKAYLRIDYIPTKKPCSLDSLLDDLLQFASKCLPIGGRLAFWMPTANDENVETIIPLHPNLELKYNCEQEFNKWSRRLLVYINRGSNFNGTANVGTERSKTRFRDRYFNGFN from the coding sequence ATGGGGAAAAAGTATTTGTTGTTCATGGTGCAGATGCATCTCAACTTTCGTCGAGCAGAGCTGGAGTCTTTAGCGGACCTTCATGGTGTGAAGGCAGATTTTTCGGAATACCGTGAGGACTCGCCATTTATGGTGGTAGAGTTGGAGAACGATGATGAGGCACGTAGGTGGATCCGGCGGGCGGTGTTGTGTCGGGCGATTTACGAGTATTggggggaggggggggACTACGATGAGTTGCATAGGAATGTCAAGGGTAGTGAGGAGGTGGTTGGGTATCAGAAGCGAGATCAGAGCAAGAGTTTTAGATTTGACTTTGAAGCCTTTGGTGGGTCCAGTGGAGGGAAGTTTGATAGGGTTGCGCAGATAGAAACGTTTGAGTATTTAGGGTTTCAAGGCCCAATTCGGTTGAAGAACCCGGAGGAGGTATATACTGTTATAGAGCGGTACGCGAATATCTCAGAGAATATCGGTGGTGAGAAGCCGGTACATTTGTATTTCGGGAGGTTAGTGCAGAAGAGTGATAGGTTGTGTGGGGTGTTAGATAAGTACGATTTGAAACGTAGGCCTTATAAAGGCACCACTAGCTTCGAAGCAGAGTTGTCGTTAGTGAGTGCAAACATAGCTCAGGTGAAGCCAATGCATTTTATGTATGATCCATTTGTAGGGACAGGGTCATTTCTTGTGGCGGGTGCGCACTACGGTGCGTTGGTTATGGGATCTGATATTGACGGGAGAATGATTCGAGGCAAGGGCTCTCAGACGATTACCGCTAACTTTAAGCACTATAAGGAATCTATGCAGTTTATCGATGTAATGACAATGGATTTTACACATAATGCCCTTAGAAATGGTATGGTGGTCGACACTATACTCTGTGACCCCCCATATGGGATCCGTGAATCAATTAAAGTATTGGGAGCCAAAGATCCAAAGAGGTTTGCCGGAAAGgaagatgttgaaattgATGGAGTGAAAGCATATTTGCGTATTGATTACATTCCTACTAAAAAACCGTGTTCGCTAGATTCGTTGCTTGATGATCTGCTGCAATTCGCTTCTAAATGTTTACCCATAGGAGGCAGGTTGGCATTCTGGATGCCTACAGCCAACGACGAGAATGTTGAAACAATCATACCGCTGCATCCTAACTTAGAGCTGAAGTATAACTGCGAGCAAGAGTTTAATAAGTGGTCAAGAAGACTACTCGTTTACATTAATCGTGGTAGCAACTTCAACGGTACCGCTAATGTTGGAACGGAGAGATCAAAGACTAGGTTTAGAGATCGCTATTTCAATGGTTTTaactaa
- the HRP1 gene encoding Hrp1p (similar to Ashbya gossypii ADL160W), protein MSFSDDEDFDDIYGDDNKQKSVTNDSSSTNNNVVAEEHKAEESVVKNEQPQNEESSAATASGGIAGAGNPPSSSLDQLAALQVLSSNLNQLQQQSTSNSSNNNTTNSSDSTNNDSNKGIAQDQLLAQAMPDLSQLQQLQQTMTQLQQQAAPLTAQQQEARQVKADLSRDINKMFIGGLNWETTEDNLREYFSKYGTVTEVKIMRDGTTGRSRGFGFLSFADASSVDEVVKTQHILDGKVIDPKRAIPREEQDKTGKIFVGGIGPDVRPKEFEEFFSEWGSIIDAQLMLDKDTGRSRGFGFITYDSPDAVDRVCQNKFIEFKGKRIEIKRAEPRQVQKQRTTNPSPTTQSGTFSNNGQTTQPQPQPQPQQQQFQMMTNPMIANPMFNPQAMADYYSKMQEYYQQSGIDYSQMYQQQMQQMQQMMSMMSGTGNAVGTMPPAPNGASPPGDDGNGVPTIGEDSSSSSSGKDNNEKESSNTRHDSYGNRDRERSPDSRRGHRNYNNDREDGHGFRRENRDRGFRGRERRGGGYGRDRRGYHPYSR, encoded by the coding sequence ATGAGTTTTTCTGACGACGAAGATTTTGACGATATTTACGGTGACGATAATAAGCAAAAATCTGTGACGAAcgacagcagcagcaccaacaacaatgtGGTTGCCGAAGAGCATAAGGCGGAGGAATCTGTAGTCAAAAACGAACAACCTCAGAATGAGGAATCCAGCGCGGCGACTGCTTCCGGCGGTATTGCTGGCGCCGGAAACCCcccatcttcttctttagaCCAATTGGCTGCCCTTCAAGTCTTATCGTCCAATCTGAACCAGctacaacaacaatctACAAGTAATAGctcaaataataatactacTAATTCTTCTGATAGCACAAATAATGATTCTAATAAAGGCATTGCGCAGGATCAGCTGCTTGCACAGGCGATGCCTGACTTGTCACAGTTGCAGCAATTGCAACAGACGATGACCCAATTACAACAGCAGGCTGCGCCTCTTACCGCCCAGCAGCAAGAGGCTAGGCAGGTGAAGGCGGATCTCTCTCGTGATATAAACAAGATGTTTATTGGCGGTTTGAATTGGGAAACCACAGAAGACAACTTACGTGAatatttttccaaatatggAACGGTCACTGAAGTAAAGATTATGCGCGATGGTACAACCGGTAGGTCGAGAGGTTTTGGGTTTTTATCATTTGCGGATGCTTCAAGTGTGGACGAAGTTGTTAAAACTCAGCATATATTAGATGGTAAGGTCATTGATCCTAAACGGGCAATTCCAAGGGAGGAACAGGATAAGACCGGAAAGATTTTTGTTGGTGGTATTGGTCCAGATGTAAGACCgaaagaatttgaagagtttttCTCAGAGTGGGGGTCTATCATAGATGCCCAACTTATGTTGGATAAAGATACAGGCAGATCTAGGGGATTTGGGTTTATTACATATGATTCTCCTGATGCTGTCGATAGGGTTTGTCAAAATAAGTTCATTGAGTTCAAGGGAAAGAGAATTGAGATAAAACGCGCTGAACCAAGACAGGTCCAGAAACAGAGGACCACTAACCCCTCGCCTACCACTCAGTCAGGGACATTTAGTAATAACGGTCAAACCACACAACCGCAGCCGCAGCCGCAAccacagcaacagcaattCCAAATGATGACTAACCCTATGATTGCTAACCCAATGTTCAACCCACAAGCCATGGCCGATTATTATTCGAAAATGCAAGAATATTATCAGCAATCTGGTATCGATTATAGTCAGATGTATCAACAGCAAATGCAGCAGATGCAGCAGATGATGTCGATGATGAGTGGTACGGGCAATGCAGTGGGAACTATGCCCCCGGCACCAAATGGTGCTTCTCCTCCAGGAGATGATGGCAACGGTGTTCCCACTATCGGTGAGGACTCTTCGTCTAGTTCATCTGGCAAGGACAACAACGAAAAAGAATCATCTAATACACGTCATGATTCTTACGGTAACAGAGATAGAGAAAGGTCCCCAGATTCTCGTAGGGGTCATAGAAACTATAATAATGATCGGGAAGATGGTCATGGTTTCCGTCGCGAAAACCGTGATCGTGGCTTTCGTGGTCGTGAGCGCCGTGGCGGTGGATATGGTCGAGACAGACGTGGTTACCACCCATATTCCAGATAA
- the SMF1 gene encoding divalent metal ion transporter SMF1 (similar to Ashbya gossypii ADL159C): protein MSQGEEVIEHLPRKVRRFWKKQDVELVSNSSFMLENEGAGRSGSWENKLKRAALKYLKFVGPGLMISVAYMDPGNYATGVSAGASNQFALLYVVLYSGLIAVFLQSLCVKLGTVTGLDLSRACREFLPQWINLCIYLFAEAAIIATDVAEVIGGAVALNILMKIPLPAGICITCADVFLVLLAYGVSSSSMRLVRIFEMCVAMLVFAVTICLCVELAYIPSGTSVSKVLRGFLPSKEAFENGGMYTATAILGATVMPHSLFLGSGIVQPRLLEYDVKHGHYSMDLSSDDGSTNEKKKDTSLERDAKYLNYRPTIHAIRYAMKYSIIEVAITLVTFALFVNCAILIIAGASLYGTEEALDADLYTIHALLSKSLTPAAGTIFMLALLFSGQSAGIVCTIAGQIVCEGHIKWTITPWKRRVLTRGIAIIPCLIISLSVGKTGLSMALNASQVVLSILLPFLTAPLIYFTSKKSIMRVRCDSLEHETDDEDEDEDEEDHESQVIRKCVDMSNSWMTTTVAVAIWIFISVLNVYSIVQLGVAHGSLN from the coding sequence atgagTCAAGGAGAAGAGGTAATAGAACATCTTCCAAGGAAGGTGCGTCGGTTCTGGAAGAAGCAGGATGTTGAGCTGGTTTCTAATTCTAGTTTTATGTTAGAAAACGAGGGCGCAGGTAGGTCAGGTTCTTGGGAGAATAAACTCAAGAGGGCTGCTTTAAAATACTTGAAGTTTGTGGGGCCAGGGTTAATGATTTCGGTTGCATATATGGATCCTGGGAACTATGCTACAGGTGTCAGTGCGGGTGCTAGTAATCAATTTGCTTTACTGTACGTTGTCTTGTATTCGGGACTAATAGCTGTATTTCTGCAAAGTTTATGTGTTAAATTGGGAACGGTTACTGGTTTAGATCTTTCTAGGGCGTGCAGGGAGTTTCTTCCCCAGTGGATAAATCTGTGCATTTACTTGTTTGCGGAGGCTGCGATTATTGCCACTGATGTGGCGGAAGTTATTGGTGGTGCTGTGGCTCTCAATATCCTGATGAAGATCCCACTGCCGGCTGGAATCTGCATCACTTGTGCTGATgtgtttttggttttgctAGCATACGGTGTCAGCTCATCATCCATGCGTCTAGTGCGGATTTTTGAGATGTGTGTTGCAATGTTGGTGTTCGCAGTGACTATATGCTTGTGTGTTGAATTAGCATACATACCATCTGGCACTTCGGTTAGTAAGGTACTAAGAGGCTTTCTGCCCTCAAAGGAGGCTTTCGAAAATGGTGGAATGTACACGGCAACTGCAATTTTAGGTGCTACTGTGATGCCCCATTCTCTATTTTTGGGATCGGGTATTGTGCAACCAAGGCTATTGGAATACGATGTTAAACACGGCCATTATAGTATGGATTTAAGCAGTGATGATGGAAGTACAAAtgagaaaaagaaggatACATCCTTAGAAAGGGATGCCAAGTATCTCAACTACAGACCCACGATACATGCAATCAGATATGCAATGAAGTACTCGATAATAGAGGTTGCGATTACTTTGGTCACCTTTGCATTGTTTGTTAACTGTGCCATTTTAATTATTGCCGGTGCCTCTTTGTATGGTACTGAGGAAGCTCTTGATGCAGATTTGTATACCATTCATGCACTACTTTCAAAGTCACTTacaccagcagcaggtACAATATTTATGTTAGCATTACTCTTTTCAGGCCAATCGGCTGGTATAGTGTGTACTATTGCTGGTCAAATAGTATGTGAAGGGCACATAAAATGGACTATTACTCCGTGGAAAAGAAGAGTATTAACTAGAGGAATAGCAATCATCCCTTGCTTAATTATTTCACTATCTGTGGGTAAAACTGGGTTATCAATGGCTCTTAATGCATCACAGGTTGTCTTGTCTATTCTTCTACCTTTTCTAACTGCGCCGCTAATTTATTTTACATCCAAGAAATCTATCATGAGAGTGCGATGCGATAGTTTGGAACATGAgactgatgatgaagatgaagatgaagatgaagaggatcATGAAAGTCAGGTGATAAGGAAATGTGTTGATATGTCTAATAGTTGGATGACGACAACAGTGGCTGTCGCGATCTGGATTTTTATATCAGTGTTGAACGTCTACTCAATTGTCCAATTGGGGGTCGCGCACGGCAGCTTGAATTAA
- the RPS19A gene encoding 40S ribosomal protein eS19 (similar to Ashbya gossypii ADL158C 1-intron), which yields MPGVSVRDVPAQDFINAYASFLQRQGKLEVPGYVDIVKTSAGNEMPPQDSEGWFYKRAASVARHIYLRKQVGVGKLNKLYGGAKNRGVRPFKHVDASGSINRRVLQALEKIGVVEISPKGGRRISENGQRDLDRIAAQTLEEDEE from the exons atgccAGGTGTTTCCGTTAG AGACGTTCCAGCTCAAGATTTCATCAACGCTTACGCTTCTTTCTTGCAAAGACAAGGTAAGTTGGAAGTACCAGGTTACGTTGACATTGTCAAGACATCTGCTGGCAATGAAATGCCACCACAGGATTCTGAAGGCTGGTTCTACAAGAGAGCCGCCTCCGTTGCTAGACACATATACTTGAGAAAACAAGTTGGTGTTGGTAAGTTGAACAAGTTGTATGGTGGTGCCAAGAACAGAGGTGTCAGACCATTCAAGCACGTTGATGCTTCTGGATCGATCAACAGAAGGGTTTTGCAAGCTTTGGAAAAAATTGGTGTTGTCGAGATCTCTCCAAAGGGTGGTAGAAGAATCTCTGAAAACGGTCAGAGAGATTTGGACCGTATTGCTGCTCAAACTTTggaagaagacgaagaaTAA
- the RPL18A gene encoding 60S ribosomal protein eL18 (similar to Ashbya gossypii ADL157C 1-intron): protein MGIDHASKQHKRSGHRTAPKSDNVYLKLLVKLYSFLARRTDAPFNRVVLKSLFLSKTNRPPVSISAIHRALKQDGAANKTIVVVGTVTADNRIFEFPKATIAALRFTASAKAAILKAGGEAITLDQLAVRAPKGQNTLIMRGPRNSREAVRHFGMGPHKHKAPRIMSKGRKFEKARGRRRSRGFKV from the exons ATGGGTATCGATCACGCTAGCAAGCAGCACAAGAGATCTGGTCACAGAACTGCTCCAAAGTCTGACAATGTCTACTTGAAGTTGTTGGTCAAGCTGTACTCCTTCTTGGCTC GTCGTACCGACGCTCCATTCAACAGAGTGGTCTTGAAGTCTTTGTTCTTGTCCAAGACCAACAGACCTCCAGTTTCCATCTCTGCCATTCACAGGGCTTTGAAGCAGGATGGTGCTGCTAACAAGACTATTGTCGTTGTTGGTACTGTCACTGCTGACAACAGAATCTTTGAGTTCCCAAAGGCCACTATCGCTGCTTTGAGATTCACTGCTAGTGCCAAGGCCGCCATCCTAAAGGCTGGTGGTGAGGCTATTACTTTGGATCAATTGGCTGTTAGAGCTCCAAAGGGTCAAAACACTTTGATCATGAGAGGTCCAAGAAACTCCAGAGAGGCTGTTAGACACTTCGGCATGGGTCCACACAAGCACAAGGCCCCTAGAATCATGTCTAAGGGTagaaagtttgaaaaggCTAGAGGTAGAAGAAGATCTAGAGGTTTCAAGGTGTAA
- the MCH4 gene encoding Mch4p (similar to the tandem duplicates ADL156C ADL155C), producing the protein MSSNRNSDLQMLAEDLEKQQLGDLESDKNSLEKKLETGRDGINVQHFTLVLSNDNEGDDSKCGRYETDDEYYPDGGWQAWLVVFGAFMGIFPIWGMFNSLGAIEGYISKHQLAGVKPTAVSWIFSIHLTVCSACCVFSGAYFDRNGAREAVIVGGALYVLGIFFMSMGTEVWHFIASFSIMCGCAAGILTTPLISSVATWFNERRAAATSLATVGSSIGGIIIPITLRKLYVQVGYVWAIRILALICLFCMTLASIFTRERVKPKCTPFNSYKEAYRYYLSNSFNWRYFLDQRFLWCTISFSLAENSICMTATYISSYMVARGYSESMSYTLLTVINAGGIFGRYIPGYLADTYFGRFNVVIFTSIFAAIVNLCMWLPFGNHSTVMWVYAVIYGFLIGSVFSLTPVCIGQICKTSDFGKKYSTAYLLTAAMTLPIIPIGGAIIGEGTIQNYNNFIIFTSMLMLAGGLCYILSRTLCVGFRISKF; encoded by the coding sequence ATGTCATCGAACAGAAACTCAGATCTTCAAATGCTTGCAGAAGATTTAGAAAAACAGCAGCTTGGAGACTTGGAATCAGATAAGAATTCATTGGAAAAAAAGCTGGAGACTGGACGAGATGGGATTAATGTGCAGCATTTTACACTTGTGCTTTCTAATGATAATGAGGGAGATGACAGCAAGTGTGGGCGGTATGAGACTGATGATGAGTACTACCCTGATGGAGGGTGGCAGGCATGGCTGGTAGTGTTTGGAGCTTTCATGGGTATTTTTCCAATATGGGGGATGTTCAATTCACTGGGGGCGATAGAAGGGTATATTTCTAAGCACCAATTAGCTGGGGTAAAGCCCACGGCGGTGTCATGGATATTTTCTATCCATTTGACGGTGTGCAGCGCATGCTGCGTATTTAGTGGCGCTTATTTCGATCGAAACGGGGCCAGAGAGGCTGTCATTGTCGGTGGTGCACTTTACGTTCTAGGTATATTCTTTATGTCGATGGGCACAGAGGTATGGCATTTTATTGCAAGTTTTTCTATAATGTGTGGCTGCGCTGCCGGAATTCTCACTACACCACTCATCTCGAGTGTGGCAACATGGTTCAACGAAAGGAGAGCCGCCGCCACTAGCTTAGCCACGGTCGGCAGTTCTATTGGGGGCATTATAATCCCAATTACCCTCCGTAAACTATATGTCCAAGTTGGTTACGTATGGGCTATTAGAATCCTCGCCCTGATTTGCCTGTTCTGCATGACATTAGCTTCAATATTCACACGTGAGCGTGTGAAACCAAAATGCACCCCCTTCAACTCATACAAAGAGGCCTATCGCTACTATCTCTCAAATTCCTTCAACTGGCGTTACTTCCTCGACCAACGCTTCCTATGGTGCACCATCTCCTTTTCTCTTGCAGAGAACTCCATTTGCATGACCGCTACCTACATCTCATCTTATATGGTTGCTAGAGGCTACTCGGAATCAATGAGCTACACACTTCTTACCGTTATCAATGCCGGCGGTATCTTCGGTAGATACATACCTGGATATCTAGCAGATACCTATTTCGGAAGATTCAACGTGGTCATATTCACCTCGATTTTCGCAGCCATCGTTAATCTATGCATGTGGTTGCCATTTGGTAACCACTCTACGGTTATGTGGGTATATGCCGTCATATATGGCTTCCTAATAGGCTCTGTTTTCTCTCTAACCCCAGTCTGCATAGGTCAGATTTGTAAAACAAGCGACTTCGGTAAGAAATATTCTACAGCATACTTGCTTACTGCTGCGATGACACTACCCATTATACCAATAGGTGGCGCCATTATAGGAGAAGGAACTATACAAAATTAcaataattttatcatcttcaccTCCATGCTGATGCTAGCTGGAGGTTTATGCTACATACTTTCTCGTACCCTGTGTGTAGGTTTCCGTATATCCAAGTTTTAA
- the AHP1 gene encoding thioredoxin peroxidase AHP1 (similar to Ashbya gossypii ADL154C): MFLGSFRITPRLLNYTAVRGFKVFTPALFKIGDTIPTGLKGIYESSPGNDVDIGKEVTNGKFIIVGVPAAFSPACSSAHVPGFINLLDDFKAKGISQVLITCVNDPFVTKAWASQLNCPPDLRILADTQGEFAKAAGKLFDSKKIFGNERSSRYALIVKDGKVLNQFLEPDKIGLKFSTAETVLSAL, from the coding sequence ATGTTTTTAGGATCGTTCAGGATCACACCCCGTCTTTTAAATTACACGGCTGTACGTGGCTTCAAAGTTTTCACTCCTGCTCTGTTCAAAATAGGCGACACCATCCCAACTGGCCTAAAAGGCATCTACGAATCATCCCCTGGAAATGACGTCGATATAGGAAAGGAAGTCACCAATGGGAAGTTTATCATCGTGGGTGTTCCTGCCGCCTTCTCTCCTGCTTGTTCTTCGGCTCACGTCCCAGGATTTATCAATCTGCTCGATGATTTCAAAGCTAAAGGGATCTCCCAAGTCCTTATAACCTGTGTCAACGATCCATTCGTCACTAAAGCATGGGCAAGCCAGTTAAACTGCCCTCCAGATTTGAGAATTCTTGCCGACACCCAGGGAGAATTCGCCAAGGCAGCCGGTAAACTATTCgattcaaagaaaatatttggcAATGAGAGATCATCTCGTTATGCCCTCATAGTCAAAGACGGTAAAGTTTTGAACCAATTCCTCGAGCCAGACAAAATAGGTCTCAAATTCTCGACTGCTGAAACCGTCCTCAGCGCCTTGTGA